One Octopus sinensis unplaced genomic scaffold, ASM634580v1 Contig19446_ERROPOS152761+, whole genome shotgun sequence DNA segment encodes these proteins:
- the LOC118762023 gene encoding uncharacterized protein LOC118762023, producing the protein MPEYRPLAVERQVFLIGIWRSVTLNDIFLKEIQIEEEKITDKICQLQLSPSGLFLFAKTGNYNTGLENGVLLHKIYSIASKKSKPEHLLCIIDEDEEDKFAVILLRCNTLKDSFLIQNTMKELWDVCFMSEKQFYIKREPCGRVKSMLRGSYGSDESWQKSNSEKSDEIYNSGSLITIDDFNKYQHATESNMTTIREQLDMIFSEINNVKVYLTNTDITNEDNLEDLNNMKGMKYLRAIAHNKDGDSNNEIRSLEDYFDVDVLKASKLSDTENEEYILLRNNLLKKSHDGYFQEKPIRFKPDYLHSDPLFGKTRKGHSLEDCLNTKESNMVNSQMEIMESTSKANSVAKGRKPGNWGFLQELFDLESNSKESITKKNSDRTFTPCHAKPLDMAYMRTGVRKPIEEVYRKKDSQVFTWDAVYKPNHS; encoded by the coding sequence ATGCCGGAATACCGTCCTCTAGCTGTTGAGCGGCAAGTTTTCTTGATTGGAATATGGCGATCTGTTACTCTAAACGATATTTTCCTGAAAGAGATTCAAATAGAAGAGGAAAAAATTACAGATAAAATCTGTCAACTGCAGTTGTCTCCTTCCGGATTGTTTTTGTTTGCAAAAACAGGAAACTACAACACAGGGCTGGAGAATGGAGTTCTGCTGCATAAGATTTACTCAATCGCATCAAAAAAGTCAAAACCAGAGCATCTGTTGTGCATCattgatgaagatgaagaggatAAATTTGCTGTCATTTTGCTCCGTTGTAACACTTTGAAAGACAGCTTCCTCATACAGAACACCATGAAAGAACTGTGGGATGTTTGTTTCATGTCAGAGAAACAGTTTTATATCAAGCGTGAGCCTTGTGGGAGAGTGAAAAGTATGCTGAGAGGATCGTATGGGTCAGATGAAAGTTGGCAGAAAAGCAACAGTGAAAAATCCgatgaaatatataattctgGGTCTTTGATAACGATCGATGATTTCAATAAATATCAGCACGCCACAGAGTCAAACATGACAACCATAAGAGAACAGCTTGATATGATTTTTTCAGAAATCAACAATGTTAAAGTCTACCTAACGAACACCGACATAACGAATGAAGATAACCTCGAAGACCTCAACAACATGAAAGGCATGAAGTATTTGAGAGCGATCGCACATAACAAAGACGGAGATTCAAACAATGAAATCCGAAGTTTGGAAGACTATTTTGATGTAGATGTATTGAAAGCCAGCAAATTGTCTGACActgaaaatgaagaatatattttattacgaAACAACCTCTTAAAAAAATCTCATGACGGCTATTTTCAAGAGAAGCCCATCCGTTTTAAGCCTGATTATTTACACAGTGACCCACTGTTTGGTAAAACGCGTAAAGGCCATAGTCTGGAGGACTGTCTCAACACGAAGGAAAGCAACATGGTGAATAGCCAAATGGAGATAATGGAATCAACCTCGAAAGCTAATTCCGTGGCAAAGGGCCGCAAACCAGGCAACTGGGGATTTTTACAAGAACTTTTTGATTTGGAATCAAACAGCAAAGAGTCCATAACAAAAAAGAACAGTGATAGGACTTTCACACCTTGTCATGCAAAACCCCTTGATATGGCTTACATGCGCACAGGAGTACGAAAACCCATTGAAGAGGTCTACCGAAAGAAAGACAGCCAAGTATTTACCTGGGACGCTGTATACAAACCAAACCACAGTTAA